A genomic stretch from Desulfolutivibrio sulfodismutans DSM 3696 includes:
- a CDS encoding translocation/assembly module TamB domain-containing protein, which yields MTHPPRTDQPPAAPPSRARRAGRLALFAVMGVLFAVVLLFAGIQTGPGRTGLCRLLERAVAATPGLTARIDGLEGFLPFSVRVGTIALMDHAGPWLVVADARLDWSLWALFTGRVEITEISAGIVRVLRTPDLPPDEEPVAMVWPPTPPGLPPILVERLAVNRLILDAPISGERTETAIAGRMSERGGLVEALLRADRRDGPKAFARLTCRADLAAWSLAVDLSAEETPGGPLGLALDPSGADCRRGPLVVALAGEGPLADWTGRLTARLADRPLVESDVSLRVPLAAKARARLALTGFAAPLPGMLPPNAAAVAERIDFSLAGGTVLGTDAIFVDPSWVTVGPARLEVSGQTDPDAGSMGLDASLNIPNLAPLASLAGEIGGAFSARLTASGDLNRPTARLTLAARDVQTPQAGMSSAALSFDFSPVADLGPVFPGLGVTGGGQITGLRGPGGALFAGHALVLALDAGLSANMDAAVRSLSVTAGGLAVTAQGDLSRTRPMQAACRITLADLGELATGLGLPLSGAFRADAAVSGQPDGQGIGVELSGGLTGLSAAGEPAAALIAHLFGQSPTFSAKARIEGQAITVPELALSGKNLRLAAEARADLAGRTIASTTTLDLPDLEALSPAAGLPLRGGLDLAATLSGRLDSPDAAADIRLSGLRIGDMPAASGDIRLTASDLAGQLRGRVAATAAVGGERLGLEAEVAMPPGRVEVSGLTLSGPGAKMTGQARLALDSGLLSGNLSGSSADLGRLGAMLGSSLSGSFALDARFAAQGGGQGVTASLTGKGLGLPGATVAAVSLSAELSDVLRSPRGKLSLTASGAKAPGATVSSLEVTASGRDGKGLDFSIQSAAALDAVGPIRCDMAGRAAPGPDGLGLELTRLAAKVADLPVTLQQKAALILAGDRLSVTGLRLGLGKTLLAADGGYNAQKADLKVTVTDVSLPELAAFGAPGMTGTARAEARVSGSGTRPEASLRLTAQGIGMPVGAAGAAGAGRRGGHGGQGGQSGSPSLAVDVTASVGQGGIQAALAASGLGKAPLAARVALPARFSLTPFAFETPPDGALSGSLTADVELADFAALLAQANTRATGRLTADMSVTGALATPVLSGKAGLSGGTVENADTGMRLKDLHLAVEASGRQIRLVDLSAKDYGKGTMRVSGQADLSPGEGFSLDMAAVLSALTVADMDLAKATLSGEVAASGKGSALAVKGKLFVGPAQVNIPSRLPPDVSQVAVVEINNPAAPPPSEKRKAAAPAVASDMSLDVTVGVGNGVYVRGMGLESEWQGEVAVRGTAAAPHVTGGVHTLQGGGVEFFGRRLELVKGRVSFSGGTPPDPELDVEASIAASDATCGVVVTGSASAPKITLTSDPPLPRDEILARILFGQSAGTITAFQGLQMAQAGAALMSGGGTSLDLLSRTRRLAGLDELDFVPGQGGLESTRLRAAKYLAKGVKVTVDQGAAADSGSVAVEVDITPNISLESKVGADSNQGVGVNWKWDY from the coding sequence GTGACGCATCCCCCCCGCACGGACCAGCCCCCTGCCGCCCCCCCCAGCCGGGCGCGCCGCGCCGGACGGCTGGCGCTTTTCGCCGTTATGGGCGTCCTTTTTGCCGTCGTGCTGCTGTTTGCCGGCATCCAGACCGGGCCTGGACGCACCGGGTTGTGCCGCCTTTTGGAGCGGGCCGTGGCCGCCACCCCCGGGCTGACAGCCAGGATCGACGGCCTGGAGGGGTTTTTGCCGTTTTCCGTCCGGGTGGGGACCATAGCCCTGATGGACCATGCCGGGCCATGGCTTGTGGTTGCCGATGCCCGTCTGGACTGGTCGCTGTGGGCGCTTTTTACGGGTCGGGTGGAGATCACCGAGATTTCGGCGGGCATCGTGCGGGTGTTGCGGACGCCCGATCTGCCGCCGGACGAAGAACCCGTGGCCATGGTCTGGCCGCCGACCCCTCCCGGCCTGCCGCCGATTCTGGTGGAGAGATTGGCCGTGAACCGGCTGATTCTCGACGCGCCCATATCAGGCGAACGCACCGAAACCGCCATCGCCGGGCGGATGTCGGAGCGGGGCGGGCTGGTGGAGGCCCTTTTGCGCGCCGACCGCCGGGACGGCCCCAAGGCATTCGCCCGGCTCACCTGCCGGGCGGACCTGGCCGCTTGGTCCCTGGCCGTGGACCTTTCCGCCGAAGAGACCCCGGGCGGCCCCCTGGGGCTGGCCCTTGATCCGTCCGGGGCCGACTGCCGCCGGGGGCCCCTGGTCGTGGCCCTGGCCGGGGAGGGACCGTTGGCCGACTGGACGGGCAGGCTGACCGCCCGCCTTGCCGACCGGCCCTTGGTGGAGTCGGACGTATCCCTTCGCGTCCCCCTGGCGGCCAAGGCCAGGGCCAGACTGGCGCTGACCGGCTTCGCCGCGCCGCTGCCGGGGATGCTTCCCCCCAATGCCGCGGCCGTGGCCGAACGGATCGATTTTTCCCTGGCCGGGGGCACGGTTCTCGGAACGGACGCGATCTTTGTGGATCCCTCGTGGGTCACCGTCGGCCCAGCCCGCCTGGAAGTCTCGGGACAAACCGATCCGGACGCCGGAAGCATGGGCCTTGACGCCTCCCTGAACATCCCCAATCTCGCGCCCCTGGCATCCCTGGCCGGTGAGATCGGCGGGGCCTTTTCGGCCCGCCTGACGGCCTCGGGCGACCTGAACCGGCCCACGGCGCGCCTGACCCTGGCCGCCAGGGACGTGCAGACCCCCCAGGCGGGAATGTCGTCCGCCGCCTTGTCCTTCGATTTTTCCCCTGTCGCGGATCTTGGGCCGGTCTTTCCGGGACTCGGCGTCACGGGCGGCGGCCAGATCACCGGCCTGCGCGGCCCTGGCGGTGCGCTTTTTGCGGGCCATGCCCTGGTGCTGGCCCTGGACGCCGGACTGTCCGCGAACATGGACGCGGCCGTGCGCTCCCTGTCCGTCACGGCCGGTGGGCTTGCCGTCACCGCCCAGGGCGATCTGTCCCGGACCCGGCCCATGCAGGCCGCCTGCCGGATCACCCTGGCCGACCTGGGGGAGCTGGCCACAGGCCTGGGGCTGCCCCTGTCCGGGGCCTTTCGGGCCGATGCGGCGGTTTCCGGACAGCCTGACGGCCAGGGGATTGGAGTGGAGCTTTCCGGCGGCCTGACCGGTCTTTCCGCCGCCGGGGAACCCGCCGCCGCTCTGATCGCGCATCTTTTTGGGCAATCCCCCACCTTTTCGGCCAAGGCCCGGATCGAGGGCCAAGCCATCACCGTTCCGGAACTTGCCCTGAGCGGCAAAAACCTGCGTCTGGCCGCCGAGGCCCGGGCCGACCTGGCCGGACGGACCATAGCCTCCACAACCACGCTGGACCTGCCGGACCTGGAGGCCCTTTCCCCGGCGGCAGGCCTCCCCCTGCGCGGCGGACTGGACCTTGCGGCCACCCTCTCCGGACGCCTGGATTCCCCGGACGCCGCGGCCGACATCCGCCTTTCCGGCCTGCGGATCGGGGATATGCCTGCGGCCTCGGGCGACATCCGCCTGACGGCGTCGGATCTGGCCGGTCAGCTCCGGGGGCGGGTTGCGGCCACGGCGGCGGTCGGCGGGGAACGGCTGGGGCTTGAGGCCGAAGTCGCCATGCCGCCGGGACGGGTTGAGGTGAGCGGCCTGACCCTGTCCGGCCCCGGGGCGAAGATGACGGGGCAGGCCCGTCTGGCCCTGGACAGCGGCCTGTTGTCCGGAAACCTGTCGGGATCGTCCGCCGATCTGGGCCGCCTGGGGGCCATGCTCGGCTCGTCACTGTCCGGGAGCTTCGCCCTGGACGCCCGGTTCGCGGCGCAGGGCGGCGGGCAGGGCGTCACGGCCTCCCTGACGGGCAAGGGCCTGGGGCTGCCCGGGGCCACCGTCGCGGCCGTGTCGTTGTCCGCCGAGCTTTCGGATGTCCTGCGCTCCCCCCGGGGGAAGCTCAGTCTGACCGCAAGCGGGGCCAAGGCCCCGGGCGCGACGGTATCCTCCCTGGAGGTCACGGCCTCGGGGCGCGACGGCAAGGGCCTGGATTTTTCCATCCAAAGCGCGGCCGCCCTGGACGCCGTAGGGCCGATTCGGTGCGACATGGCCGGGCGGGCCGCGCCCGGGCCGGATGGCCTGGGCCTGGAATTGACCAGGCTTGCCGCCAAGGTGGCCGACCTGCCCGTGACGCTTCAGCAAAAGGCCGCCCTGATTCTGGCCGGGGACCGGCTGTCCGTCACCGGCCTGCGCCTGGGCCTGGGCAAGACCCTGCTTGCGGCGGACGGCGGCTACAACGCCCAAAAAGCCGACCTGAAGGTGACGGTTACGGACGTGTCCCTGCCCGAGCTGGCCGCATTCGGCGCGCCGGGGATGACGGGAACGGCCAGGGCCGAGGCCAGGGTGTCCGGCTCCGGAACCCGGCCCGAGGCGTCCCTGCGCCTGACGGCCCAGGGGATCGGGATGCCCGTAGGGGCGGCCGGGGCGGCCGGAGCAGGCAGACGGGGCGGCCATGGTGGCCAGGGCGGCCAAAGTGGGTCGCCTTCCCTGGCCGTGGATGTGACCGCGAGCGTGGGGCAGGGGGGGATTCAGGCCGCCCTGGCGGCCTCGGGCCTGGGCAAGGCCCCATTGGCGGCCCGGGTGGCCCTTCCGGCCCGTTTCAGCCTGACGCCCTTCGCCTTCGAGACGCCCCCGGACGGCGCCCTGTCGGGAAGCCTGACGGCGGATGTGGAGCTTGCGGATTTTGCGGCGCTTCTGGCCCAGGCCAACACCCGGGCCACGGGGCGGCTCACGGCCGACATGTCGGTCACAGGCGCCCTGGCGACGCCGGTATTGAGCGGCAAGGCCGGGCTTTCCGGGGGGACTGTCGAAAACGCCGACACGGGCATGCGCCTCAAAGACCTGCATCTGGCTGTTGAGGCCTCAGGCAGGCAGATTCGCCTGGTGGATCTCTCCGCCAAGGACTACGGCAAAGGGACCATGCGCGTTTCCGGCCAGGCCGACCTCTCGCCGGGGGAGGGTTTTTCCCTGGACATGGCGGCCGTGCTGAGCGCCCTGACCGTGGCGGACATGGACCTGGCCAAGGCCACCCTGTCCGGCGAGGTTGCGGCCTCGGGCAAGGGAAGCGCCCTGGCGGTGAAGGGGAAACTTTTTGTCGGCCCGGCCCAGGTAAACATCCCCTCCCGGCTGCCGCCCGACGTCAGCCAGGTGGCGGTGGTCGAGATCAACAATCCTGCCGCGCCGCCCCCGTCGGAAAAACGGAAAGCCGCCGCACCGGCCGTGGCCTCGGACATGTCCCTGGACGTGACCGTGGGCGTGGGAAACGGGGTCTATGTCCGGGGCATGGGCCTGGAATCGGAGTGGCAGGGGGAGGTGGCCGTGCGCGGCACGGCTGCCGCGCCGCACGTCACCGGCGGGGTGCATACCCTCCAGGGGGGCGGCGTGGAATTTTTCGGGCGGCGTCTGGAACTGGTCAAGGGCCGGGTGTCGTTTAGCGGCGGCACGCCCCCCGATCCCGAGTTGGACGTGGAGGCCAGCATCGCCGCCAGCGACGCCACCTGCGGCGTCGTGGTCACGGGTTCGGCCTCGGCCCCCAAGATCACCCTGACCTCGGACCCGCCCCTGCCCCGGGACGAGATCCTGGCCCGCATCCTGTTCGGGCAAAGCGCCGGGACCATCACCGCCTTCCAGGGCCTGCAGATGGCCCAGGCCGGGGCGGCGCTCATGTCCGGGGGCGGTACGTCGCTTGACCTGTTGTCGCGGACCCGGCGGCTGGCCGGGCTTGACGAGTTGGATTTCGTTCCCGGCCAGGGCGGCCTGGAATCCACCCGCCTGCGGGCCGCCAAGTATCTGGCCAAGGGCGTGAAGGTCACGGTGGACCAAGGCGCGGCCGCCGACAGCGGCTCGGTGGCCGTGGAGGTGGACATCACGCCCAACATCAGCCTGGAAAGCAAGGTGGGTGCGGATTCCAACCAGGGCGTGGGCGTCAATTGGAAGTGGGATTACTGA
- the brnA gene encoding type II toxin-antitoxin system BrnA family antitoxin has protein sequence MKAKTFDTQFDDGASVLPVADMAKAARPNKLRRVNVDFPEWMVEALDTEARRLGVSRQALVKVWIANCLAQESQSVR, from the coding sequence ATGAAAGCGAAGACTTTTGACACGCAGTTTGACGACGGCGCAAGCGTCCTGCCTGTTGCGGACATGGCCAAGGCCGCCCGCCCCAACAAGCTTAGGCGCGTCAATGTGGACTTTCCTGAATGGATGGTGGAGGCGCTGGATACGGAAGCCCGCCGCCTTGGGGTCAGTCGGCAGGCCCTGGTCAAGGTGTGGATAGCCAATTGCCTTGCGCAGGAGTCGCAGAGCGTTCGCTGA